From Cellulosimicrobium cellulans, the proteins below share one genomic window:
- a CDS encoding aldo/keto reductase, giving the protein MTTANDGTAPRPALRRLGRSGLAVSAVGLGCNNFGRPDTVTETLEGTRAVVDAALDAGVTFFDTADTYGGRPGLSEELLGQALGSRRDDVVVATKFGMSMRGAAGDDFDARGSRRYVVRAVEDSLRRLGTDRIDLYQFHTPDPRTPIEETLAALDDLVRAGKVLYVGHSNRAGWQIAEAEFTARAAGTVRFVSAQNQYNLVDRAAELEVLPAAAAYGLGVLPYFPLANGLLTGKYAHGARPDDGRLVRTKPHLLESAPWEALARLGAFCQARGITEVQVAFGWLLSRPQVSSVIAGATKPEQVRQNAAAGAWTPTTEDLAELDEIFPPLGKVAPF; this is encoded by the coding sequence ATGACGACTGCGAACGACGGAACCGCTCCCCGCCCCGCCCTGCGCCGCCTCGGCCGGTCCGGACTGGCCGTGTCCGCCGTCGGGCTGGGCTGCAACAACTTCGGCCGCCCGGACACCGTGACCGAGACGCTCGAGGGGACGCGCGCCGTCGTCGACGCCGCGCTCGACGCCGGGGTGACGTTCTTCGACACGGCCGACACGTACGGGGGCCGCCCCGGGCTGAGCGAGGAGCTGCTCGGCCAGGCGCTCGGGTCGCGCCGCGACGACGTCGTGGTGGCGACCAAGTTCGGCATGTCGATGCGCGGCGCCGCGGGCGACGACTTCGACGCCCGCGGGTCGCGGCGCTACGTCGTGCGCGCCGTCGAGGACTCCCTGCGCCGCCTCGGCACGGACCGCATCGACCTCTACCAGTTCCACACGCCCGACCCGCGGACGCCGATCGAGGAGACGCTCGCCGCGCTCGACGACCTCGTGCGCGCGGGCAAGGTGCTCTACGTCGGGCACTCGAACCGGGCGGGGTGGCAGATCGCCGAGGCCGAGTTCACCGCTCGCGCGGCCGGGACGGTGCGCTTCGTGTCCGCGCAGAACCAGTACAACCTCGTCGACCGTGCGGCCGAGCTCGAGGTGCTGCCCGCCGCAGCCGCGTACGGGCTCGGGGTGCTCCCCTACTTCCCGCTCGCGAACGGCCTGCTCACGGGCAAGTACGCGCACGGCGCGCGGCCCGACGACGGCCGCCTCGTCCGGACCAAGCCGCACCTCCTGGAGTCGGCGCCCTGGGAGGCGCTCGCTCGCCTCGGCGCGTTCTGCCAGGCGCGCGGGATCACCGAGGTCCAGGTCGCGTTCGGGTGGCTGCTGTCGCGCCCGCAGGTGTCGAGCGTCATCGCCGGGGCGACGAAGCCCGAGCAGGTCCGGCAGAACGCGGCTGCGGGGGCCTGGACCCCCACGACCGAGGACCTGGCCGAGCTCGACGAGATCTTCCCGCCGCTCGGGAAGGTCGCGCCCTTCTGA
- a CDS encoding aminoglycoside 3'-phosphotransferase, with amino-acid sequence MTRPPLAAVPTGPVVVPEAVRALAGGDAVTPVWRNELGGLTFRLDGADGTRFAKWVPAGTPEIDLPGEAERLAWVGDRAPVPHVLAQGSDGDGAWLVTRAVPGRSAVEPRWVADPATAAVAIGRGLRALHDALPVASCPFTWAVEDRVARADARLARGDGPEGWFPEHRDMGVAAARARLGAAPAVDRLVVCHGDACVPNTLLHDDGAFAAHVDLGSLGVADRWADLAVAAWSTEWNYGPGHVDDVYAGYGVDPDPERIAYYRLLWDLA; translated from the coding sequence ATGACCCGCCCCCCGCTCGCCGCCGTCCCGACCGGTCCGGTCGTCGTGCCCGAGGCCGTCCGCGCGCTCGCGGGCGGCGACGCCGTCACGCCCGTGTGGCGCAACGAGCTGGGCGGCCTGACCTTCCGGCTCGACGGTGCCGACGGAACCCGGTTCGCCAAGTGGGTCCCCGCCGGGACGCCCGAGATCGACCTGCCCGGCGAGGCGGAGCGCCTCGCGTGGGTCGGCGACCGCGCCCCGGTCCCGCACGTCCTCGCCCAGGGGTCCGACGGCGACGGCGCCTGGCTCGTCACACGCGCCGTCCCGGGCCGGTCCGCGGTCGAGCCGCGCTGGGTCGCCGACCCGGCGACCGCCGCGGTCGCGATCGGGCGTGGGTTGCGCGCGCTGCACGACGCGCTGCCCGTCGCCTCGTGCCCGTTCACCTGGGCCGTCGAGGACCGCGTGGCGCGCGCCGACGCGCGCCTCGCCCGCGGCGACGGCCCGGAGGGGTGGTTCCCGGAGCACCGGGACATGGGGGTCGCCGCGGCACGCGCCCGGCTCGGAGCCGCCCCGGCGGTCGACCGGCTCGTCGTGTGCCACGGCGACGCGTGCGTGCCCAACACGCTCCTGCACGACGACGGCGCGTTCGCCGCGCACGTCGACCTCGGCTCGCTCGGGGTCGCGGACCGCTGGGCCGACCTCGCCGTCGCGGCCTGGAGCACGGAGTGGAACTACGGCCCCGGGCACGTCGACGACGTGTACGCGGGCTACGGCGTCGACCCGGACCCCGAGCGCATCGCCTACTACCGGCTGCTCTGGGACCTCGCCTGA
- a CDS encoding heparan-alpha-glucosaminide N-acetyltransferase domain-containing protein encodes MTAATGTTPAPGEPARPSPGFARRHAALLLGGPGRVTGLDVARGIAVLGMFTAHVGYTSEDFGEPSGWFSLSHGRSSILFALVAGVSLAIVSGGRTPLDGLPALQSRTRILVRAVLLLGLVGLLDLLGTRVLLILGFYAAYFVLALPFLRWRRRDLLVLAGAVAVVGPVLAYWLPEVLARAGLHLPDDGSGAFTDFLVSGHYPAVVWMAYVLVGIAIGRSDLSSTATRVGLVGGGLLAAGIGYGLSASMTGPLGGAQAVEDAAAAWSSTFRPEPLGWSDPWPTSAYLWLAGPHTDTLPEVVGSGGFAVAVLGLCLFAGRVGRWVLAPVAAVGAMALTVYSAQIVVLWAWGDAAYEQTTNGPLLALVLATLAVATLWRWALGRGPLERLFAAVAARASAVTPARGAS; translated from the coding sequence ATGACGGCCGCGACCGGCACGACTCCCGCCCCCGGCGAACCCGCCCGCCCCTCCCCCGGGTTCGCGCGCCGCCACGCCGCGCTCCTGCTCGGCGGGCCGGGCCGCGTCACGGGGCTCGACGTCGCGCGCGGGATCGCCGTCCTCGGCATGTTCACGGCCCACGTCGGGTACACCTCCGAGGACTTCGGAGAGCCCTCCGGCTGGTTCTCGTTGTCCCACGGGCGGTCGTCGATCCTCTTCGCGCTCGTGGCGGGCGTGTCCCTCGCGATCGTCTCGGGCGGGCGGACGCCGCTCGACGGGCTGCCCGCGCTGCAGAGCCGCACGCGCATCCTCGTGCGCGCCGTGCTGCTCCTCGGGCTCGTGGGACTGCTGGACCTGCTCGGGACGCGCGTGCTGCTCATCCTCGGCTTCTACGCCGCGTACTTCGTACTCGCCCTGCCGTTCCTGCGCTGGCGCCGCCGCGACCTGCTCGTGCTCGCCGGGGCGGTCGCGGTGGTCGGACCGGTGCTCGCGTACTGGCTCCCCGAGGTGCTCGCACGCGCCGGGCTGCACCTGCCCGACGACGGCTCGGGTGCGTTCACGGACTTCCTCGTCTCCGGGCACTACCCCGCGGTCGTGTGGATGGCGTACGTGCTCGTCGGGATCGCGATCGGGCGCTCGGACCTGTCGTCGACCGCCACGCGGGTCGGGCTCGTGGGCGGCGGTCTGCTCGCGGCAGGGATCGGGTACGGCCTCTCCGCGTCCATGACCGGTCCGCTCGGCGGGGCGCAGGCGGTCGAGGACGCCGCCGCGGCGTGGTCGAGCACGTTCCGGCCCGAACCCCTGGGCTGGTCCGACCCCTGGCCGACGAGCGCGTACCTGTGGCTCGCCGGCCCGCACACGGACACCCTCCCGGAGGTCGTGGGGTCGGGCGGGTTCGCCGTCGCGGTGCTGGGCCTGTGCCTGTTCGCGGGCCGGGTCGGGCGCTGGGTGCTCGCACCGGTCGCCGCGGTCGGCGCGATGGCGCTCACGGTCTACTCGGCGCAGATCGTCGTGCTGTGGGCGTGGGGCGACGCCGCCTACGAGCAGACGACGAACGGTCCCCTCCTCGCGCTCGTCCTCGCCACGCTCGCGGTCGCGACGCTGTGGCGCTGGGCGCTGGGGCGCGGGCCGCTCGAACGGCTCTTCGCCGCCGTCGCGGCGCGCGCCTCCGCGGTCACGCCCGCCCGCGGCGCGTCGTAG
- a CDS encoding peptidoglycan-binding domain-containing protein has product MTTVLTTLPTWPRVRRGANGHPVQTLQHLLRHRGHEIAVDGLLGPRTEGAVRAFQDATDLDVDGVVGPATWAALVVVVRRGSVGEAVRAVQREAVARDLSGGPDPVLDIDGQFGPRTEAWVRGFQDALHAGFPEVVVDGVVGPVTWRCLVSGMLSH; this is encoded by the coding sequence ATGACGACCGTCCTGACGACACTGCCGACCTGGCCGCGCGTGCGACGCGGCGCCAACGGGCACCCGGTCCAGACGCTCCAGCACCTGCTGCGCCATCGCGGGCACGAGATCGCGGTCGACGGGCTCCTCGGGCCGCGCACCGAGGGCGCGGTCCGCGCGTTCCAGGACGCGACCGACCTCGACGTCGACGGCGTCGTGGGGCCGGCGACGTGGGCCGCGCTCGTCGTGGTCGTGCGCCGGGGGAGCGTCGGCGAGGCCGTGCGCGCGGTGCAGCGCGAGGCTGTCGCCCGCGACCTGTCCGGCGGACCCGACCCGGTGCTCGACATCGACGGGCAGTTCGGCCCGCGCACCGAGGCGTGGGTGCGTGGCTTCCAGGACGCGCTGCACGCCGGGTTCCCGGAGGTGGTGGTCGACGGCGTCGTCGGACCCGTGACCTGGCGCTGCCTCGTCAGCGGGATGCTGTCGCACTGA
- a CDS encoding nuclear transport factor 2 family protein, translating into MTETTTRTATAVERYLEFWNTADAAGRDRLACETFSRDVEYVAPAARAEGCDAVLAFATELLTHVAGHRFEARSEPDLHDDRLRLRWRAVAPDGSEFATGTDVLHVRPDGLVSSVTTFLDRAPDGFAAHHH; encoded by the coding sequence ATGACCGAGACGACGACGCGGACCGCGACGGCGGTCGAGCGCTACCTGGAGTTCTGGAACACGGCGGACGCGGCCGGGCGCGACCGGCTCGCGTGCGAGACGTTCTCCCGCGACGTCGAGTACGTCGCGCCCGCGGCGCGTGCCGAGGGGTGCGACGCGGTCCTGGCGTTCGCGACCGAGCTGCTCACGCACGTCGCGGGGCACCGGTTCGAGGCACGCTCGGAGCCGGACCTGCACGACGACCGGCTGCGCCTGCGGTGGCGCGCCGTCGCCCCCGACGGGTCGGAGTTCGCGACCGGCACCGACGTCCTGCACGTCCGGCCGGACGGGCTCGTGTCGTCGGTGACGACGTTCCTGGACCGCGCCCCCGACGGTTTCGCCGCGCACCACCACTGA
- a CDS encoding MmcQ/YjbR family DNA-binding protein — translation MASWEDVERIVSVLPDTDLKGPRQWTVHGKLFVWERPLRAKDLDELRDAAPVAPPVAFRVTDEGEKAALLGDDPAVFFTTSHFDGYPIVLARLDLLAVPELEELLQDAWLARAPKRLAQEYLDSTE, via the coding sequence ATGGCCTCGTGGGAGGACGTCGAGCGGATCGTCTCGGTGCTGCCGGACACGGACCTCAAGGGTCCGCGGCAGTGGACCGTGCACGGCAAGCTGTTCGTCTGGGAGCGGCCGCTGCGGGCGAAGGACCTCGACGAGCTCCGTGACGCCGCGCCCGTCGCGCCGCCCGTCGCGTTCCGCGTGACCGACGAGGGCGAGAAGGCCGCGCTGCTCGGCGACGACCCCGCGGTCTTCTTCACGACGAGCCACTTCGACGGGTACCCGATCGTGCTCGCGCGGCTCGACCTGCTGGCCGTGCCGGAGCTCGAGGAGCTGCTGCAGGACGCCTGGCTCGCGCGCGCCCCGAAGCGCCTCGCGCAGGAGTACCTCGACAGCACGGAGTGA
- a CDS encoding 3-methyladenine DNA glycosylase, translating into MPPTATATASTTTVVRPVVLAAEEWTACERAHAERADAFTAGWRERKPLGEKHAIEDFLFTYYPTRPAQLRRWHPGPGVVLARPAGHVPTAETAPRPDEEAADPYTARAGWRWYRETPAGLTLDADAFLADRGDTVGYLHGLLTATASRPSRFGCFGLHEWAMVYRDRATGRDHRHPLPLRLGHDGTDRVVESHPVQCSHFDAFRFFTPEAGPLNRLRPTRETQPALEQPGCLHATMDLYKWALKLTPAAPGDLVLDCFELARDVRVVDMQASPYDVSSYGLDPVAIETPEGKAEYVRHQREFAERGAVLRARLLAVCDALLGAPDAREVSATASR; encoded by the coding sequence GTGCCCCCGACCGCCACCGCGACCGCCTCGACGACCACCGTCGTCCGACCCGTCGTGCTCGCGGCCGAGGAGTGGACTGCGTGCGAGCGCGCCCACGCGGAGCGCGCCGACGCGTTCACGGCGGGGTGGCGCGAGCGCAAGCCGCTCGGCGAGAAGCACGCGATCGAGGACTTCCTCTTCACGTACTACCCCACGCGCCCGGCGCAGCTCCGCCGCTGGCACCCGGGCCCCGGCGTCGTGCTCGCCCGGCCGGCGGGCCACGTGCCCACCGCCGAGACGGCACCTCGGCCCGACGAGGAGGCCGCCGACCCGTACACAGCGCGCGCCGGGTGGCGGTGGTACCGCGAGACGCCCGCGGGCCTGACGCTCGACGCCGACGCGTTCCTCGCCGACCGCGGCGACACCGTGGGCTACCTGCACGGCCTGCTCACCGCCACGGCCTCGCGGCCCAGCCGGTTCGGGTGCTTCGGGCTGCACGAGTGGGCGATGGTCTACCGCGACCGGGCCACCGGCCGCGACCACCGCCACCCGCTCCCGCTGCGCCTCGGGCACGACGGCACCGACCGCGTCGTCGAGTCCCACCCGGTGCAGTGCTCGCACTTCGACGCGTTCCGCTTCTTCACGCCGGAGGCCGGACCGCTCAACCGCCTGCGGCCGACGCGCGAGACCCAGCCCGCCCTGGAGCAGCCAGGCTGCCTCCACGCGACCATGGACCTCTACAAGTGGGCGCTCAAGCTCACCCCTGCCGCACCGGGCGACCTCGTGCTCGACTGCTTCGAGCTCGCGCGCGACGTCCGGGTCGTCGACATGCAGGCGTCGCCGTACGACGTGTCGTCGTACGGGCTCGACCCCGTCGCGATCGAGACGCCCGAGGGCAAGGCCGAGTACGTGCGCCACCAGCGCGAGTTCGCCGAGCGCGGGGCGGTCCTGCGCGCACGGCTGCTCGCCGTGTGCGACGCGCTCCTCGGCGCGCCGGACGCGCGCGAGGTCAGTGCGACAGCATCCCGCTGA
- a CDS encoding helix-turn-helix domain-containing protein, translating to MPPLDAPAGSMLREWRVRRRRSQLDLALGADVSPRHISFVETGRAQPSRDMIDRLCDELDVPLRSRNDVYLAAGYAPRHRETPLSTATLAAARRAVDLVLAGHEPFPAMAVDGRWTLLAANAAAGAFLDGVPDQLRAPPVNVLRLTLHPDGLAARIANLAEWGAHVRRRVRRQLDRTGDPALVDLLAEVESYLPHPEPRRDDRSPASDAVVPLRLATPQGELAFLYTMTVFGSPRDVTLDEVAIESFFPADDATAAVLGVTRQTAPAGP from the coding sequence ATGCCTCCCCTGGACGCACCCGCCGGATCGATGCTGCGCGAGTGGCGCGTGCGGCGTCGGCGCTCGCAGCTCGACCTCGCGCTGGGCGCCGACGTCTCGCCGCGCCACATCAGCTTCGTGGAGACCGGCCGGGCGCAGCCCAGCCGGGACATGATCGACCGCCTGTGCGACGAGCTCGACGTCCCGCTGCGGTCGCGCAACGACGTCTACCTCGCGGCGGGCTACGCGCCGCGGCACCGCGAGACGCCGCTGTCGACCGCGACGCTCGCGGCCGCCCGCCGGGCCGTGGACCTCGTGCTCGCGGGGCACGAGCCGTTCCCCGCGATGGCCGTCGACGGACGCTGGACCCTGCTCGCCGCCAACGCCGCCGCGGGTGCGTTCCTCGACGGCGTGCCCGATCAGCTGCGCGCGCCTCCCGTCAACGTGCTGCGCCTGACCCTGCACCCCGACGGCCTCGCCGCGCGGATCGCGAACCTCGCGGAGTGGGGCGCGCACGTCCGACGACGCGTGCGCCGCCAGCTCGACCGCACGGGCGACCCGGCGCTCGTCGACCTGCTCGCCGAGGTGGAGAGCTATCTCCCCCACCCGGAGCCCCGGCGCGACGACCGCTCCCCGGCGAGCGACGCCGTCGTGCCGCTTCGCCTCGCGACCCCCCAGGGCGAGCTCGCGTTCCTCTACACGATGACGGTGTTCGGTTCCCCGCGGGACGTCACGCTCGACGAGGTCGCGATCGAGTCGTTCTTCCCCGCCGACGACGCCACGGCCGCCGTCCTGGGCGTCACCCGGCAGACCGCTCCGGCCGGCCCGTAG
- a CDS encoding WXG100 family type VII secretion target, with the protein MTRNLWGADVDALRALARSVEDAARRLDGLRDHVDSLVSTTPWRGGDAEQFQGEWSTTLRGTVHRASSTLSDAATTLRADADAQDEASRASSGTGSPGAATVGAGAPTTGPAVLLAAATGPEPSPSPGPPPVPPAEDDDDGVDDGSREDQRQESRRDTGGGEGTADPTYQVPGPAPFPNGLGTPVPGTEVDPPEPPVWNPPDEGSDVDGPSWKTEDASFGDHVKEWTARQAANALSATWPDAARNLHHYLGNSGGTLEQPVDTMLADLPELASQVAAREAQLGADAVRVAQESGADGPVTMPVNTDWKGYYAGPDQDKNWYYATGGFSYNVSGQVTVYPPDPPGGPWRYEMDTGVNYRDRYNWDGTKSTQIGPLTITDAELQEFHRKGLAQEFTMVGSSSTRHSEGTG; encoded by the coding sequence GTGACGCGGAACCTGTGGGGCGCGGACGTCGACGCGCTGCGTGCGCTCGCCCGCTCGGTCGAGGACGCGGCCCGACGCCTGGACGGCCTGCGCGACCACGTCGACTCGCTCGTCTCGACGACGCCGTGGCGCGGGGGTGACGCCGAGCAGTTCCAAGGCGAGTGGTCCACGACCCTGCGTGGCACGGTGCACCGCGCCTCCTCCACCCTCTCCGACGCCGCGACGACCCTGCGCGCCGACGCCGACGCCCAGGACGAGGCGTCGCGCGCCTCGTCCGGGACGGGGAGCCCGGGTGCCGCGACGGTCGGCGCGGGCGCGCCGACGACCGGACCGGCCGTGCTCCTCGCCGCCGCGACGGGCCCCGAGCCCTCGCCGTCGCCGGGCCCACCACCCGTGCCGCCCGCCGAGGATGACGACGACGGCGTGGACGACGGGTCCCGCGAGGACCAGCGGCAGGAGAGCCGACGAGACACGGGGGGCGGGGAGGGCACCGCCGACCCCACCTACCAGGTCCCCGGCCCGGCGCCGTTCCCCAACGGCCTCGGCACACCCGTCCCCGGCACCGAGGTCGACCCGCCCGAGCCGCCGGTGTGGAACCCGCCCGACGAGGGGTCGGACGTCGACGGTCCGTCGTGGAAAACCGAGGACGCCTCGTTCGGGGACCACGTGAAGGAGTGGACCGCGAGACAGGCCGCGAACGCCCTCAGCGCGACGTGGCCCGACGCGGCACGGAACCTGCACCACTACCTCGGCAACTCGGGCGGCACGCTCGAGCAGCCGGTCGACACCATGCTCGCGGACCTCCCCGAGCTCGCGAGCCAGGTCGCGGCGCGCGAGGCACAGCTCGGCGCCGACGCGGTGCGCGTCGCGCAGGAGTCGGGTGCCGACGGCCCGGTGACGATGCCGGTCAACACGGACTGGAAGGGCTACTACGCCGGTCCCGACCAGGACAAGAACTGGTACTACGCGACGGGCGGGTTCTCCTACAACGTGTCGGGACAGGTCACCGTCTACCCGCCCGACCCACCGGGCGGTCCCTGGCGCTACGAGATGGACACCGGGGTGAACTACCGGGACCGCTACAACTGGGACGGCACGAAGTCGACCCAGATCGGCCCCCTCACGATCACCGACGCCGAGCTCCAGGAGTTCCACCGCAAGGGTCTCGCGCAGGAGTTCACCATGGTCGGGTCGTCGTCGACACGGCACAGCGAAGGGACAGGATGA
- a CDS encoding DUF4190 domain-containing protein: protein MSQPPTAPQDPYQFDPYRPHGADSAPQAPSHDAWAPQGDAPTQPYGSGDGAYGAPGYGAAPDQAPYGAGQAPYGTGQAPAYGADQQQAYGQQPGYGQPYGDPSPQPYPQPYPDPAQQAYGQPYGDPAQQPYGSPYGNGYSAYTAPAPATSTIAIVGFVLAILGFLGSWIPFVNVFAALLGITGVVLGFVGLSQVKQGRSGKGFSITAIVLGVLSVLATILMWVVFVVAANNASTQYEQTLSEIQEDSDRAFGEATDEVLANDLGVEFGTFEGTADEYGWVESALPVTFTNTSDEPLTFDIDVDAVAADGTVIESDWAYSETLEPGASETVEIFDFVDAENLEAMKTATFEVTQASAY, encoded by the coding sequence ATGTCGCAGCCGCCCACGGCACCGCAGGACCCGTACCAGTTCGACCCCTACCGGCCGCACGGCGCGGACTCCGCGCCGCAGGCGCCGTCCCACGACGCCTGGGCGCCGCAGGGCGACGCGCCGACGCAGCCGTACGGCTCGGGGGACGGCGCCTACGGAGCCCCGGGCTACGGCGCCGCGCCGGACCAGGCGCCGTACGGTGCGGGCCAGGCGCCCTACGGCACGGGCCAGGCACCTGCCTACGGCGCGGACCAGCAGCAGGCGTACGGTCAGCAGCCCGGGTACGGCCAGCCCTACGGTGACCCCTCTCCGCAGCCGTACCCGCAGCCGTACCCGGACCCGGCGCAGCAGGCGTACGGCCAGCCGTACGGCGACCCGGCGCAGCAGCCGTACGGCAGCCCCTACGGGAACGGCTACTCCGCGTACACGGCACCCGCTCCGGCGACGAGCACGATCGCGATCGTCGGCTTCGTCCTGGCGATCCTGGGCTTCCTGGGGAGCTGGATCCCGTTCGTCAACGTCTTCGCGGCCCTGCTCGGCATCACCGGTGTCGTGCTCGGGTTCGTCGGGCTGTCCCAGGTGAAGCAGGGCAGGTCGGGCAAGGGCTTCTCGATCACGGCGATCGTCCTCGGCGTGCTGTCCGTCCTGGCGACGATCCTCATGTGGGTGGTCTTCGTCGTCGCGGCGAACAACGCGTCGACGCAGTACGAGCAGACGCTCTCCGAGATCCAGGAGGACTCCGACCGCGCGTTCGGCGAGGCGACGGACGAGGTCCTCGCCAACGACCTCGGCGTCGAGTTCGGGACGTTCGAGGGCACGGCCGACGAGTACGGCTGGGTCGAGTCCGCGCTGCCGGTGACGTTCACGAACACCTCTGACGAGCCGCTCACGTTCGACATCGACGTGGACGCGGTCGCCGCGGACGGCACCGTGATCGAGAGCGACTGGGCGTACTCCGAGACCCTGGAGCCCGGCGCCTCGGAGACCGTCGAGATCTTCGACTTCGTCGACGCCGAGAACCTCGAGGCCATGAAGACGGCCACGTTCGAGGTGACGCAGGCGAGCGCGTACTGA
- a CDS encoding YdeI/OmpD-associated family protein, whose amino-acid sequence MTEEYQGRPATHAETPQEWRAWLAAHHDDPEPGVWLLTWRRESGRATYGYEPWIEEALSYGWIDGQAATVDADRHALWFTRRRRGSRWTRLSKERVARVEADGRMTDAGRAVVDAAKADGSWTRHDDAEALVVPDDLAAALAERPGARERFDAFTPGVRRSILGWIVEAKRPETRARRIAETAEQAEQGVAAHQPRR is encoded by the coding sequence GTGACCGAGGAGTACCAGGGCAGGCCCGCGACGCACGCGGAGACGCCGCAGGAGTGGCGCGCGTGGCTCGCCGCGCACCACGACGACCCGGAGCCGGGGGTGTGGTTGCTCACCTGGCGCCGCGAGAGCGGCCGTGCGACCTACGGGTACGAGCCCTGGATCGAGGAGGCGCTGTCCTACGGCTGGATCGACGGCCAGGCCGCGACGGTCGACGCCGACCGGCACGCGCTCTGGTTCACGCGCCGCCGCCGCGGCAGCCGGTGGACCCGGCTCAGCAAGGAGCGCGTCGCGCGCGTCGAGGCGGACGGGCGCATGACGGACGCCGGCCGCGCCGTCGTGGACGCTGCCAAGGCTGACGGGTCGTGGACGCGGCACGACGACGCCGAGGCCCTCGTGGTGCCCGACGACCTCGCCGCGGCGCTCGCGGAGCGGCCCGGCGCCCGTGAGCGCTTCGACGCGTTCACGCCCGGGGTCCGGCGCTCGATCCTCGGCTGGATCGTCGAGGCGAAGCGGCCCGAGACCCGTGCGCGCCGGATCGCGGAGACCGCCGAGCAGGCCGAGCAGGGCGTCGCGGCCCACCAGCCGCGCCGCTGA